The following coding sequences are from one Planctomycetota bacterium window:
- a CDS encoding STAS domain-containing protein, producing MNAYEHFQVCQQEGATVIELSDAHLLDRVCLNELRGELEDFITTTQPNPLVISFRNVTRFGTEAVNVMLFTHKQVAHYGGEMHLSDMDRDIREIFSVLRLERTVFNIVDTSTALGSSSC from the coding sequence ATGAACGCCTACGAACACTTCCAAGTCTGCCAGCAGGAGGGCGCGACGGTCATCGAACTAAGTGACGCCCACTTGCTGGACCGCGTCTGTCTGAACGAGTTGCGCGGCGAGTTGGAAGACTTCATCACGACCACTCAGCCGAACCCATTGGTGATCAGCTTTCGCAACGTGACACGCTTCGGGACCGAAGCGGTCAACGTCATGCTGTTCACCCACAAGCAGGTCGCCCACTACGGCGGCGAAATGCATCTAAGCGATATGGATCGCGACATTCGCGAAATCTTCTCCGTGCTGCGGTTGGAACGGACGGTGTTCAACATCGTCGATACTTCGACCGCACTGGGCTCGAGCTCTTGCTAG
- a CDS encoding protein-glutamate O-methyltransferase CheR, whose translation MNAVTALDICADPDFEQLKRQVIHLTGLAYYLGRDDELSIKLANRMTDVGVQRCGDYLRLISETNAETEVAGMAAELTIGETSFFRHFEAFEALRREVIPDLIQRNRGQRRLRIWSAGCATGAEPYSIAIMLRREFADELSGWDVSIQGTDINQRYLSQAREGFFSDWFFRTAPADLKSACFHQRGSSWVINPEYRRGVSFKYHNLARHPFPSPLHDLFGFDLVLCRNVMIYFDQSMVRRLLKQFHDSLVDTGWLLVGHAEPNVEMFQDFTAFNFPGAVLYRKRSGDYAPVGPTQVPVPVPLTWTPATSFSPIRPPSPASATSSPRRRSAKQGDPSPVRPTVACQLKLIREQLNLGQLDAAHDACRRLTKSDRLNPLVHFYDALVAEQLGHHTEKEHALRRAIYLDRGFVLAHYYLGMTLQKKRERRPAERAFQNVLSLLNQRDKDETIDNADGLTVDALRQLTEMHLKVLQAI comes from the coding sequence ATGAATGCCGTCACCGCGCTGGATATTTGCGCCGATCCCGACTTCGAGCAATTGAAGCGGCAGGTTATCCATCTGACCGGGCTAGCCTATTACCTGGGGCGCGACGACGAGTTGTCGATCAAACTAGCCAACCGCATGACCGACGTCGGCGTGCAACGCTGTGGCGACTACCTGCGGCTAATCTCCGAGACCAATGCCGAGACCGAAGTGGCCGGGATGGCGGCCGAGCTGACCATTGGCGAGACCAGCTTCTTTCGGCACTTCGAAGCATTTGAAGCGCTGCGCCGCGAGGTAATTCCCGACTTGATCCAACGCAATCGCGGGCAGCGCCGGCTGCGCATCTGGAGCGCCGGCTGTGCGACCGGCGCCGAGCCCTACTCGATCGCCATCATGCTGCGGCGCGAGTTTGCCGACGAACTGTCGGGCTGGGACGTCTCAATCCAAGGGACCGACATCAACCAGCGCTACCTGTCCCAGGCGCGCGAAGGGTTTTTCAGCGACTGGTTTTTTCGCACCGCCCCCGCCGACCTGAAGAGCGCTTGCTTCCATCAACGCGGCTCGAGTTGGGTGATCAACCCGGAGTATCGCCGTGGCGTGTCGTTCAAGTACCACAATCTGGCGCGCCACCCGTTCCCTTCGCCACTGCACGATCTGTTTGGGTTTGATCTGGTTTTGTGCCGGAACGTGATGATCTATTTCGATCAGTCGATGGTTCGCCGACTGCTCAAGCAATTCCACGATTCGCTGGTCGACACGGGCTGGCTGCTGGTCGGGCACGCCGAGCCAAACGTCGAAATGTTCCAGGACTTTACGGCGTTCAACTTTCCCGGCGCGGTCCTGTATCGCAAGCGGTCGGGCGATTACGCACCGGTCGGGCCGACGCAGGTGCCCGTCCCCGTTCCGCTGACCTGGACACCAGCCACAAGTTTCTCGCCAATTCGGCCGCCAAGCCCAGCTTCGGCGACGAGTTCGCCCCGCCGTCGTTCCGCCAAACAGGGCGATCCGTCGCCCGTGCGGCCAACGGTGGCCTGTCAACTCAAACTGATTCGCGAACAGCTTAACTTGGGTCAATTGGACGCCGCCCACGACGCCTGTCGCCGGCTGACGAAGAGCGACCGCTTGAATCCGCTGGTCCACTTCTACGACGCCCTCGTCGCCGAGCAACTCGGCCATCACACCGAAAAGGAACACGCGCTGCGCCGGGCCATTTACCTGGACCGCGGCTTCGTGCTGGCACACTACTACCTGGGCATGACCCTGCAAAAGAAACGCGAGCGGCGTCCCGCCGAGCGGGCGTTTCAAAATGTCCTGTCGCTCCTGAATCAGCGCGACAAGGACGAAACGATCGACAACGCCGACGGCCTGACCGTGGATGCCCTCAGGCAACTGACGGAGATGCACCTGAAAGTGCTGCAAGCCATATGA
- a CDS encoding chemotaxis protein CheW, translating into MNGKYRIDWTSVRTRLNEVQRATEQGGAAQTERFAQVLRERARQLAARSGDAHVIAASTPFLVCKLGVEKIGWPLSAVAEVVTCRGLRPLPGSGPNVRGLINVRGEVVAVIDLANLLALPEQKELADGPVLLARWNKRLIGLLVDAAERTTLVDLAAILPFSSLEGGPSFRFAWGRTNAGLTLIDHAKLLATIASDAA; encoded by the coding sequence ATGAACGGCAAATATCGCATCGACTGGACTTCCGTGCGCACGCGATTGAACGAGGTCCAGCGGGCCACTGAACAAGGTGGCGCCGCCCAGACCGAGCGTTTCGCGCAGGTGTTGCGTGAGCGCGCGCGACAGCTTGCCGCGCGGTCGGGCGATGCGCACGTGATTGCGGCATCGACGCCGTTTCTGGTCTGCAAGCTGGGCGTGGAAAAGATTGGCTGGCCCCTGTCGGCGGTCGCTGAAGTGGTCACGTGCCGCGGACTGCGCCCATTGCCCGGCTCGGGCCCGAACGTGCGCGGGTTGATTAACGTGCGAGGGGAAGTTGTCGCCGTGATTGACCTGGCCAATTTGCTCGCGCTGCCAGAACAGAAAGAGCTCGCCGATGGGCCTGTGCTTTTGGCTCGTTGGAACAAGCGGTTGATCGGGTTGTTGGTCGACGCCGCGGAACGGACCACGCTCGTCGACCTGGCTGCGATCTTGCCGTTCAGTTCGCTGGAGGGCGGCCCATCGTTTCGCTTCGCCTGGGGACGCACGAACGCGGGCCTGACATTGATCGATCACGCTAAGCTGCTCGCCACCATTGCCAGCGACGCCGCATGA
- a CDS encoding chemotaxis protein CheW gives MTHATISHTVAADIARPAPGRAYLVFILAGQRYALPASHVREVLALPELARPAGMPPLLAGYVRIGATVIPVLSLARLLGVADTELGLFTPLLILNVPDRPLTLLVDQADEIVSLTPGQLTPINREQSFNDCSIAVASVKERTVIILDPERLLSEQESRRLAELDALARERMTTLSDESS, from the coding sequence GTGACGCACGCGACCATCTCTCATACCGTTGCCGCCGACATCGCACGACCCGCCCCAGGCCGCGCCTACCTGGTCTTCATCTTGGCAGGCCAGCGTTACGCCCTGCCTGCGTCGCATGTGCGCGAGGTGCTGGCGCTGCCCGAGCTGGCACGTCCGGCCGGCATGCCGCCGCTGTTGGCCGGCTATGTCCGCATCGGGGCCACCGTCATCCCCGTGCTCAGTCTGGCACGTTTGCTTGGCGTGGCCGATACGGAGCTAGGCCTGTTCACACCCTTGTTGATACTGAACGTGCCCGATCGCCCGTTGACGCTGCTCGTTGATCAGGCCGACGAGATCGTTAGCCTCACCCCCGGCCAACTGACGCCGATCAATCGCGAGCAGAGCTTCAATGACTGCTCGATCGCGGTGGCGAGCGTCAAGGAACGCACGGTGATTATTCTCGATCCGGAACGGCTGCTGAGCGAACAGGAATCGCGGCGGCTGGCCGAATTGGATGCACTTGCCCGCGAACGCATGACCACCCTGTCGGATGAGTCGTCATGA
- a CDS encoding SpoIIE family protein phosphatase — MADSFRVLVVEDNPLDVRVIAEHLARSRYASFQAEIANSVVTALDKLNSDRFSVVLLDLSLGSTIGLETFRLIQGAHPRVPIVILTGTNHEETALVAMQNGAQDYLLKDRISADSLARALRYAIERHSRRQLEDRMRETNAELRIAQQIQHALFPRQAPQLAGFDLAGTWHPAQATCGDYFDFFPMGDRHLGIAVGDVCGHGLGPGLVMAETRAVLRSLAPTHLDVSEIMTLANRLLAQDLDGQRFVTLFFARLNLDTRALSYAGAGHRAYLMHAAGDVEMLDSTSMPLGLDTTEDVECVTGLTLMPEDLLLIVTDGVEEATSPSGHMFGRESLLQLVRGFRHEPARRIVDHLVHEHLHSFINNSAPDDDFTAVVLKVDHDNQTNGKAS, encoded by the coding sequence ATGGCTGATTCGTTTCGCGTGCTGGTGGTCGAGGATAACCCGCTCGACGTTCGCGTCATTGCGGAGCACTTGGCTCGCAGTCGGTACGCCAGCTTCCAGGCCGAAATCGCCAACTCCGTCGTGACCGCGCTCGACAAGCTGAATAGCGACCGCTTCAGCGTCGTGTTGCTCGATCTATCGTTGGGCTCGACGATCGGTCTGGAAACCTTCCGGTTGATTCAGGGCGCGCACCCGCGAGTGCCCATCGTGATCCTGACGGGGACCAATCACGAAGAGACCGCGCTCGTGGCGATGCAAAACGGCGCGCAGGACTATCTGCTCAAGGACCGGATCAGCGCCGATTCGCTGGCCCGCGCGCTGCGCTATGCCATCGAGCGCCACAGTCGGCGCCAACTCGAAGATCGCATGCGCGAAACCAACGCCGAGTTACGAATCGCGCAACAAATCCAACATGCGCTCTTTCCACGCCAGGCGCCGCAACTCGCCGGTTTTGACCTGGCCGGCACCTGGCACCCGGCTCAGGCGACTTGCGGCGATTACTTCGACTTCTTCCCCATGGGGGATCGCCACCTGGGCATTGCCGTCGGCGATGTGTGTGGCCACGGCTTGGGACCGGGGCTGGTCATGGCCGAAACTCGGGCCGTGCTCCGCAGCCTGGCGCCGACGCACTTGGATGTCAGCGAGATCATGACGCTGGCCAATCGACTGCTGGCCCAGGACCTCGACGGACAACGGTTCGTGACCTTGTTCTTTGCCCGACTGAACCTCGACACCCGGGCGTTGAGCTACGCCGGGGCGGGGCATCGGGCCTATTTGATGCATGCCGCAGGGGACGTCGAGATGCTGGACAGCACCAGCATGCCCTTAGGGCTCGATACGACCGAAGACGTCGAATGCGTGACCGGACTGACGCTGATGCCGGAGGATCTGCTGCTGATTGTGACCGACGGCGTGGAAGAAGCGACCTCCCCCAGCGGTCACATGTTCGGCCGCGAAAGTCTACTGCAGTTGGTTCGCGGCTTCCGCCACGAACCGGCTCGGCGGATCGTCGACCATCTGGTCCACGAACACCTGCACAGCTTCATCAACAATTCAGCCCCCGACGACGACTTTACCGCCGTGGTGCTAAAGGTCGACCACGACAACCAAACTAACGGGAAAGCAAGTTAA
- a CDS encoding response regulator, giving the protein MAKLLVVEDSESQARLIQALLQIGGHEVGLACNGREGLQQAVDGNPQLVLTDLQMPEMNGLELVEAMRHQCPSIPVVLMTAFGSDDIAVEALKRGAASYVPKRRLAQDLLRTVNGLLAVAQMRHPDQLMQYLQQAEAIFQLDNEVESVPALTNYIQNMVMEIHQCGDNTAMRLGVAIHEALVNAIYHGNLQVSSELREGSGDAFDKLVAERRQIEPYAQRRVTVVARVSRTETVIAVRDEGDGFDPAIVPDPSESANLEKLSGRGLFLIRTFLDEVRYNSRGNEITMVKRRELLTSSRN; this is encoded by the coding sequence ATGGCCAAGTTGCTGGTCGTGGAGGATAGCGAGTCTCAAGCCCGCCTGATCCAGGCGTTGCTGCAGATTGGCGGACACGAGGTCGGGTTGGCCTGTAACGGGCGCGAAGGGCTCCAGCAGGCCGTCGATGGCAATCCGCAACTGGTGCTGACCGATCTGCAGATGCCCGAGATGAATGGCCTGGAACTCGTCGAGGCCATGCGGCATCAATGTCCATCGATTCCGGTCGTCTTGATGACGGCATTTGGCAGCGACGACATCGCGGTCGAGGCCCTCAAACGCGGCGCGGCCAGCTATGTGCCCAAGCGTCGATTAGCCCAGGATCTGCTCCGCACGGTCAATGGTTTGCTGGCCGTGGCCCAGATGCGTCATCCCGATCAGTTGATGCAATATCTGCAGCAGGCCGAGGCCATTTTCCAGCTCGACAACGAAGTGGAAAGCGTGCCGGCGCTGACCAATTACATCCAAAACATGGTGATGGAAATTCACCAATGCGGCGACAATACCGCCATGCGGCTGGGCGTGGCCATCCACGAGGCGCTGGTCAACGCCATCTATCACGGCAATCTGCAGGTGAGTTCCGAACTGCGCGAGGGGAGCGGCGACGCATTCGATAAACTGGTGGCGGAACGCCGACAAATCGAGCCTTATGCCCAGCGGCGCGTGACCGTGGTGGCGCGTGTCTCGCGCACCGAAACGGTGATCGCCGTCCGCGACGAAGGGGACGGCTTTGATCCAGCCATCGTGCCCGATCCTTCCGAGTCAGCGAACCTCGAGAAGCTGAGCGGCCGCGGCTTGTTCTTGATTCGCACCTTTCTGGACGAGGTGCGCTACAACTCGCGCGGCAACGAGATCACGATGGTCAAGCGGCGCGAGCTGTTGACTAGTTCGCGGAACTAG